In Opitutaceae bacterium TAV5, one genomic interval encodes:
- a CDS encoding N-terminal cleavage protein, with the protein MKHTNSTGPSFSHCRAFTLIELLTVIAIIGILAAIIIPTVGKVREAARLSKASSNIRQLQLANILHASEHKGRYVAPKLQGGYWWYQNADYYRLLGFNGANADANKAIAVYRSTVDVEGRDRPDFGYNRTGLTEEQLAIGYRESDIPNPTRSIAFMDSLFTLVRVNDKDLYNGTEIRQSFEPAYRQNGKALVAFWAANVRLVSRAEAVAAANEDMWYPNR; encoded by the coding sequence ATGAAACACACAAACTCCACCGGCCCCTCGTTCAGCCACTGCCGTGCCTTCACGCTGATCGAACTCCTCACCGTCATCGCCATCATCGGCATCCTTGCGGCGATCATCATCCCTACGGTTGGCAAAGTCCGCGAAGCGGCCCGGCTCAGCAAAGCGAGCAGCAACATCCGCCAACTCCAGCTCGCCAACATCCTCCACGCCTCCGAACACAAAGGCCGTTACGTCGCGCCCAAACTGCAAGGCGGATACTGGTGGTACCAAAACGCCGACTACTACAGACTCCTGGGTTTCAACGGGGCCAACGCCGATGCAAACAAAGCGATCGCCGTCTATCGCAGCACCGTCGACGTCGAGGGCAGGGACCGCCCGGATTTCGGATACAACCGGACCGGCCTCACGGAAGAGCAGCTTGCCATCGGCTACCGGGAGAGCGACATCCCCAACCCCACACGGAGCATCGCCTTCATGGACTCCCTCTTCACCCTCGTCCGCGTCAACGACAAGGACCTCTACAACGGCACCGAGATACGCCAGAGTTTCGAACCTGCCTATCGTCAAAACGGCAAGGCTCTCGTCGCCTTCTGGGCCGCCAACGTCCGCCTTGTTTCACGTGCCGAGGCCGTGGCCGCGGCCAATGAAGACATGTGGTATCCAAACAGATAA
- a CDS encoding GntR family transcriptional regulator, whose amino-acid sequence MPAISAPRLSSRKVSAVHAALRGQIATGEWAEGDTLPTETELAARFDCSISTISKAVGLLAHEGLVERRRRAGTRVISSKTTFASSAATANDQASPPLTDLGSVAFIYPAERHEGIWREARGFQDAAHDGGQRVMLLSTSLDFHKEAEFMTRLDEFAVRGALVWPNLFSAEAQAAFVKATTSARYPIVLTSPNPLGLDCPVVTLDGFHAGYTPTRHLVERGARRIGYLSARSRSASMRERYLGYRKAVEEAGITPAPEWVCLDSSMNVDLTNPMEEPEAMAATYLQAASAGAPDGIDAVVCSTDFLAVAVIEVARRTGLRIPHDLRVTGMDDSELAARSSVPLTSYRIPYEEIGATGYRVLHDALAGQLPRSAGPVEHLLRGMLTQRDSS is encoded by the coding sequence ATGCCTGCCATCTCCGCCCCGCGATTGAGCTCCAGAAAAGTCAGCGCCGTCCACGCCGCCTTGCGCGGGCAGATTGCGACTGGCGAGTGGGCGGAAGGCGACACGCTCCCGACCGAAACCGAACTCGCCGCCCGCTTCGATTGCAGCATCAGCACGATCAGCAAGGCCGTGGGGCTTCTCGCGCACGAGGGCCTCGTCGAACGCCGCCGCCGCGCCGGCACCCGGGTCATTTCCAGCAAAACCACGTTCGCCTCCAGTGCCGCTACCGCCAATGATCAGGCTTCCCCACCGCTGACCGATCTTGGCTCCGTCGCCTTCATCTACCCGGCCGAACGTCATGAAGGCATCTGGCGCGAGGCCCGCGGTTTTCAGGACGCCGCCCATGATGGCGGCCAACGCGTCATGCTGCTAAGCACGAGTCTCGATTTCCACAAGGAAGCCGAGTTCATGACCCGCCTCGACGAGTTCGCCGTGCGCGGCGCACTCGTGTGGCCCAACCTTTTTTCCGCCGAGGCGCAGGCCGCCTTCGTCAAGGCCACCACCTCCGCCCGCTACCCGATCGTCCTTACCTCGCCCAACCCGCTCGGGCTCGATTGCCCCGTCGTCACGCTCGACGGGTTTCACGCCGGCTACACCCCCACGCGCCATCTCGTCGAACGCGGCGCGCGCCGCATCGGTTATCTCTCCGCCCGCTCCCGCAGCGCCTCCATGCGTGAACGCTATCTCGGTTACCGCAAGGCTGTCGAGGAGGCCGGCATCACGCCCGCTCCCGAGTGGGTGTGCCTCGACTCGTCGATGAATGTGGACCTGACCAACCCGATGGAAGAACCCGAGGCCATGGCCGCCACCTACCTGCAAGCCGCTTCCGCCGGCGCGCCCGATGGTATCGACGCCGTTGTGTGCAGCACCGATTTTCTTGCCGTGGCCGTAATCGAAGTCGCGCGCCGCACCGGCCTGCGCATCCCTCATGACCTTCGGGTCACCGGCATGGACGACTCCGAACTCGCCGCCCGCTCCTCCGTCCCCCTGACCAGTTATCGCATCCCCTATGAAGAAATCGGCGCCACCGGTTACCGCGTCCTGCACGACGCCCTCGCCGGCCAGTTGCCCCGATCCGCCGGCCCCGTCGAACACCTCCTGCGCGGCATGCTCACGCAACGCGACAGCAGTTAG
- a CDS encoding N-terminal cleavage protein, with protein MNTPCPISPRLRRAFTLIELLTVIAIIGILAAIIIPTVGRVRETAKTAHCASNVRQIAQACLLYANENRGRLIPMRNTDDANRTWRAYIAPYVGTTKKARGVFTCPSDPTNADAADTSMDVTGNVPSSYGLNSGTQYASSPDRLHQYGDNRSPSRTLEAIKQPTRMIMIVDIGCAASGASSTNPSAWAVDTNKKSNLGYAKFPWGGSFSPTDWSVWPRHSSGKTANAGFYDGHVRQVDLIKDLRDHAEGDPLCLFDNH; from the coding sequence ATGAATACACCGTGCCCGATCTCCCCCCGCCTCCGGCGTGCCTTCACGCTGATCGAACTGCTCACCGTGATCGCCATCATCGGCATCCTCGCCGCGATTATCATCCCCACCGTTGGCCGCGTACGTGAAACCGCCAAGACCGCGCACTGTGCCTCCAATGTCCGTCAGATCGCCCAAGCCTGCCTGCTCTACGCCAATGAAAACCGGGGACGATTGATTCCCATGCGCAACACCGACGACGCCAACCGCACCTGGCGCGCCTACATCGCCCCCTACGTCGGCACCACGAAAAAGGCCCGGGGCGTTTTCACCTGCCCTTCCGACCCGACCAACGCCGACGCCGCCGACACCAGCATGGATGTAACCGGAAATGTGCCTTCCTCCTACGGATTAAATTCAGGCACCCAGTACGCGTCTTCTCCGGACAGACTTCACCAATACGGAGACAATCGCTCTCCCTCCAGGACCCTGGAAGCCATCAAGCAGCCAACCCGCATGATCATGATTGTGGACATCGGCTGTGCGGCGTCGGGCGCATCAAGCACCAATCCCTCCGCATGGGCGGTTGATACCAACAAAAAATCCAATCTGGGCTACGCCAAGTTTCCCTGGGGAGGGAGTTTTTCACCGACCGACTGGTCCGTCTGGCCGCGCCACAGCAGCGGCAAGACCGCCAACGCCGGCTTCTACGACGGCCACGTTCGCCAAGTCGATCTCATCAAGGATCTCCGCGACCACGCCGAAGGCGATCCTCTCTGCCTGTTCGACAACCACTGA